One window of Athalia rosae chromosome 2, iyAthRosa1.1, whole genome shotgun sequence genomic DNA carries:
- the LOC105691487 gene encoding protein-L-isoaspartate(D-aspartate) O-methyltransferase isoform X1, producing MSWFGRFHGKNNHELVHYLKDSKIIKSDRVVRAMQSVDRGNYTSIGQAYVDAPQGIGHGVTISAPHMHGYALQLLEDKLQDGGRALDVGSGSGYLTACFAMMLGPQGLAIGIDHIPELKEAAVKNITKDNPDLLESGRVKLVVGDGRLGYPEGGPYDAIHVGAAAKETPQALIDQLAPGGRMLVPVGAENSDQTLVQFDKLQDGRIKRKSLMGVVYVPLTDKERQDPSWK from the exons ATGTCCTGGTTCGGTCGATTCCACGGTAAAAACAACCATGAGCTCGTTCACTACCTAAAAG ATTCGAAGATAATAAAATCGGATCGAGTAGTTCGAGCCATGCAATCAGTGGACAGAGGAAATTACACGTCTATTGGTCAAGCTTATGTCGATGCACCGCAAGGAATTGGCCACGGAGTGACCATCAGTGCACCCCACATG CATGGCTACGCATTGCAACTTCTGGAAGACAAACTACAGGATGGTGGAAGAGCTTTAGATGTTGGTTCAGGTTCTGGATATCTGACAGCATGTTTTGCAATGATGCTTGGTCCACAGGGACTGGCAATTGGTATAGATCATATCCCAGAGCTCAAAGAAGCagctgtaaaaaatataacaaaagaTAATCCTGATCTACTCGAGAGTGGGCGGGTTAAACTTGTTG TCGGTGATGGCAGATTAGGCTACCCAGAAGGTGGACCCTATGATGCAATACATGTTGGTGCAGCAGCTAAAGAAACACCTCAAGCA TTGATAGACCAGTTAGCTCCTGGAGGCCGAATGTTGGTACCAGTTGGTGCAGAGAACTCAGATCAAACTCTTGTGCAGTTTGATAAGCTCCAAGATGGcaggataaaacgaaaatcattAATGGGAGTGGTCTATGTTCCATTGACAGACAAGGAGCGTCAAGACCCGTCATGGAAATGA
- the LOC105691487 gene encoding protein-L-isoaspartate(D-aspartate) O-methyltransferase isoform X2, translating to MQSVDRGNYTSIGQAYVDAPQGIGHGVTISAPHMHGYALQLLEDKLQDGGRALDVGSGSGYLTACFAMMLGPQGLAIGIDHIPELKEAAVKNITKDNPDLLESGRVKLVVGDGRLGYPEGGPYDAIHVGAAAKETPQALIDQLAPGGRMLVPVGAENSDQTLVQFDKLQDGRIKRKSLMGVVYVPLTDKERQDPSWK from the exons ATGCAATCAGTGGACAGAGGAAATTACACGTCTATTGGTCAAGCTTATGTCGATGCACCGCAAGGAATTGGCCACGGAGTGACCATCAGTGCACCCCACATG CATGGCTACGCATTGCAACTTCTGGAAGACAAACTACAGGATGGTGGAAGAGCTTTAGATGTTGGTTCAGGTTCTGGATATCTGACAGCATGTTTTGCAATGATGCTTGGTCCACAGGGACTGGCAATTGGTATAGATCATATCCCAGAGCTCAAAGAAGCagctgtaaaaaatataacaaaagaTAATCCTGATCTACTCGAGAGTGGGCGGGTTAAACTTGTTG TCGGTGATGGCAGATTAGGCTACCCAGAAGGTGGACCCTATGATGCAATACATGTTGGTGCAGCAGCTAAAGAAACACCTCAAGCA TTGATAGACCAGTTAGCTCCTGGAGGCCGAATGTTGGTACCAGTTGGTGCAGAGAACTCAGATCAAACTCTTGTGCAGTTTGATAAGCTCCAAGATGGcaggataaaacgaaaatcattAATGGGAGTGGTCTATGTTCCATTGACAGACAAGGAGCGTCAAGACCCGTCATGGAAATGA
- the LOC105691514 gene encoding engulfment and cell motility protein 1: protein MYTKTIKMPAMKDSNIVKIAVEMTDQVPQLIEFNQKQPLAGIIQELCNGWGLSDPDRFALQFSENNNHNYITEKNRNEIKNGSVLRLEHSPSKTASDILTKLNVGNGDEKTVALEKLSKLSTDVTFALEFINKQGLALIISQVEAGKWKTSALAHSLQSFVELMDHGIVSWDILESPFINKVASYVNNQATPQDSKVVEASLSILENIVLNSSGKYGQVEKEVTFPNLVMHLQSLSPQIQQNAIALINALFLKADLPKRRAVAATLQSKQLRLVFLTNVIQSTGQVGSEMAHQLYVLQTLMLGLLEQRMMAKMDPQDQDAHDKIKELRRIAFDTEGSVSSDVTARKQGHFATDYKKLGFKYNINPAKDFTETPPGMLALDCMVYFARNHMESYTKVVLENSCRADEHECPFGRTSVELVKLLCEVLRIGEAPSEQGQSYHPMFFTHDHPFEEFYCVCIVLLNKTWKEMRATTEDFVKVFSVVREQITRALQSKPTGLDKFKTKLQQLTYSVITNLWQQERTNREECESHAKPIIQLREQITPEILDLIQQQRLGFLVEGTRFTKYTAKGLRTKDKFWYVRLSPNHKVFHYGDCDEKSVPTIDELPTKLAVVEIRGLLTGRDCPHMKDLQRRKTTHQLAFSLALDSVEVTSLDFVAPDEQVFDYWTDGINALLGNRMTSKETENDLEILLSMDIKLRLLDAEGIDIPQDPPPIPENPPHYDFCYELNAGDHRQNSQEDKG from the exons ATGTacacaaaaacaataaaaatgccAGCCATGAAAGATTCGAATATTGTTAAAATTGCCGTGGAAATGACCGATCAGGTCCCGCAGTTAATCGAATTTAACCAGAAGCAACCCTTGGCCGGAATAATCCag GAATTGTGCAACGGGTGGGGCCTTTCAGACCCAGATAGATTTGCTCTGCAGTTTTCGgagaataataatcacaattaCATCACTGAGAAAAATCGTAATGAAATAAAGAATGGGAGTGTTTTAAGATTGGAACATTCGCCTTCAAAAACAGCCAGTGACATTCTGACCAAACTAAACGTAGGAAATGGTGATGAGAAGACAGTGGCTCTGGAAAAATTAAGCAAACTAAGTACGGATGTAACTTTTGCGTtggaatttataaataaacaagGTTTAGCACTCATCATTTCACAG GTAGAGgctggaaaatggaaaacaagTGCGTTGGCTCATTCCCTGCAATCATTTGTTGAACTGATGGATCATGGAATCGTTTCGTGGGATATTTTGGAATCTCCATTTATAAATAAAGTAGCGAGTTATGTAAACAATCAAGCAACTCCTCAAGACTCAAAGGTGGTCGAAGCTTCTTTGAGCATACTTGAAAACATCGTTTTGAACTCCTCTGGAAAATATGGCCAGGTTGAGAAGGAAGTGACTTTTCCAAATTTGGTGATGCATCTCCAAAGCTTAAGCCCCCAAATACAGCAAAACGCAATTGCGCTGATCAATGCTCTGTTCCTGAAAGCAGATTTACCTAAACGACGAGCTGTTGCTGCTACATTACAATCCAAGCAATTGCGTTTAGTTTTTCTGACCAATGTCATTCAATCAACGGGGCAG GTTGGCAGTGAAATGGCACATCAGCTTTACGTGTTACAAACTCTGATGTTAGGACTATTGGAGCAAAGAATGATGGCAAAAATGGATCCCCAAGACCAAGATGCCCATGACAAAATCAAGGAGCTACGGCGTATCGCTTTTGATACAGAAGGTTCTGTTAGCAGTGATGTAACTGCTCGAAAGCAAGGACATTTTGCCACAGACTACAAAAAACTAGGTTTTAAGTACAACATCAATCCAGCTAAGGATTTCACTGAAACCCCACCAGGAATGCTGGCTCTCGACTGCATGGTTTATTTTGCCCGAAACCACATGGAAAGTTACACAAAAGTAGTCCTCGAAAACTCCTGCCGAGCAGATGAACATGAGTGTCCTTTTGGAAGAACTAGTGTTGAGTTAGTGAAACTATTGTGTGAG GTGCTTCGAATTGGTGAAGCCCCAAGTGAGCAGGGTCAATCTTATCATCCAATGTTTTTTACGCACGACCATccatttgaagaattttactGCGTGTGTATAGTATTGTTGAACAAGACGTGGAAAGAGATGCGAGCAACTACGGAAGACTTTGTGAAAGTATTTTCTGTAGTGCGAGAACAGATTACCCGGGCTCTCCAGAGTAAACCTACAGGACTGGACAAGTTCAAAACTAAACTGCAACAGTTAACGTACTCGGTGATCACAAATCTCTGGCAACAAGAGAGAACGAATCGTGAGGAATGCGAGAGTCATGCCAAACCCATAATTCAACTCAGAGAACAAATAACTCCAGAAATTTTGGATCTCATACAGCAACAAAGGCTTGGATTCCTGGTCGAAGGTACTCGCTTTACTAAGTACACAGCTAAAGGATTG agaACCAAAGATAAGTTTTGGTACGTTCGTCTTTCTCCAAACCACAAAGTATTCCATTACGGTGATTGTGACGAGAAATCCGTGCCAACGATCGATGAGCTGCCAACAAAACTAGCTGTGGTTGAGATTCGTGGATTATTAACTGGCAGAGACTGTCCACACATGAAAGATCTTCAACGGCGCAAGACTACTCATCAGCTTGCATTTTCCTTAGCTCTTGACTCAGTTGAGGTTACTAGTCTTGATTTTGTTGCTCCAGATGAGCAAGTTTTCGATTACTGGACAGATGGAATCAATGCATTACTCG GTAACAGGATGACGAGTAAAGAGACGGAAAACGACCTCGAAATTCTTTTATCAATGGACATTAAACTAAGATTGCTAGATGCGGAAGGAATAGACATTCCACAAGACCCACCCCCCATTCCAGAAAATCCACCGCACTACGATTTTTGTTATGAGCTGAA TGCTGGGGATCATCGGCAAAATAGTCAGGAGGACAAAGGATGA
- the LOC105691515 gene encoding probable protein S-acyltransferase 23 yields the protein MVGHMPNSPLSLQEATGKGPRRRNGPDDDVYADDSALTQTSGGTSDESKEIFDLVRAGKVEAIETLVENNRNSSILSARDEWGYTPAHWAALDGNLEVMRYLVERNGPVDLSCLGTQGPRPIHWACRKGHSAIVQTLLKAGVAVNAADFKGLTPLMTACMFGKAATAAFLLGSGAQCHLTDINGDTALHWAAYKGHPELIRLLMYSGVDLQKPDYFGSTPLHLACLSGNVNCARILCEKSKIELEPRDKNGKTPLQLARAHRHADIVGILQAEQKRRSRWIPPMNELWALLFGGAGNSKGPLLLFMASVLLWGYPMYMFKCIPLTWDILRVTHYCFIYWNIVMWISWIVANRHDPGYVPRNSEAYYRAIKQIPYFDKWKKRNVILSRLCHSCKCFRPLRAKHCRLCNRCVTYFDHHCPFIYNCVGLRNRMWFFHFVLSIAVNCSFTLYFACYCIAIEGIQLLYVLGLVEAFVFCGLGWILTCTSVLHACMNLTTNEMFNYKRYSYLRDKRGRYLNPFSRGPILNLVEFILCPPDYFADDPQHYNILNEDIGT from the exons ATGGTAGGACACATGCCAAACAGTCCATTATCCCTCCAAGAAGCCACGGGTAAAGGACCCCGACGGAGAAATGGGCCTGACGACGACGTGTACGCTGATGATTCCGCCCTTACACAGACCTCTGGAGGGACAAGTGATGAATCTAAGGAGATCTTTGACCTGGTGCGAGcagg GAAAGTTGAGGCGATCGAAACTCTTGTTGAAAACAATAGGAACTCCAGTATCCTCAGTGCCAGAGATGAATGGGGGTATACACCAGCCCATTGGGCTGCACTGGATGGAAATTTGGAG GTGATGCGTTACCTGGTAGAAAGAAATGGGCCAGTTGATCTTTCTTGCCTAGGAACGCAAGGTCCTCGACCTATCCACTGGGCATGCCGCAAAGGGCACAGCGCAATAGTCCAAACTTTGTTGAAG GCTGGAGTCGCTGTGAACGCAGCCGACTTTAAAGGATTGACTCCATTAATGACGGCTTGCATGTTTGGAAAAGCAGCAACTGCAGCATTCCTTCTAGGGTCAGGGGCTCAGTGTCACCTGACTGATATCAATGGGGACACTGCTCTTCACTGGGCAGCTTACAAAGGCCACCCTGAGCTAATCAGGCTCTTGATGTACAGCGGCGTCGACCTGCAGAAGCCTGACTACTTCGGTTCGACGCCTCTGCACCTCGCATGTCTATCCGGTAACGTTAACTGCGCAAGGATACTATGCGAGAAGAGCAAGATCGAACTTGAACCGCGtgacaaaaatggaaaaacaccATTACAGCTTGCTCGAGCCCACAGGCATGCCGATATTGTTGGGATTCTTCAGGCTGAACAAAAGCGAAGATCCCGATGGATCCCACCAATGAATGAACTATG GGCATTACTGTTTGGAGGTGCAGGGAACAGCAAAggccctcttcttcttttcatggCATCTGTTCTACTCTGGGGATACCCGATGTACATGTTCAAGTGCATTCCTCTCACTTGGGATATACTAAGAGTCACCCACTACTGTTTTATATACTGGAATATTGTTATGTGGATATCATGGATAGTGGCTAATCGTCATGATCCTGGATATGTACCCCGAAACAGTGAGGCTTACTACAGAGCCATAAAGCAG ATTCCCTACTTCGACAAATGGAAGAAGAGGAACGTGATACTATCTCGTCTTTGTCACAGCTGTAAGTGCTTCAGACCATTGAGGGCAAAGCACTGTCGTCTCTGCAACAGATGCGTCACTTACTTCGATCATCATTGTCCATTTATCTACAACTGCGTTGGTCTTAGAAATAG GATGTGGTTCTTCCACTTCGTACTGAGCATTGCTGTCAATTGCTCTTTCACTCTCTACTTTGCCTGCTACTGCATCGCAATCGAGGGAATCCAATTGCTCTATGTCCTGGGTCTCGTTGAAGCGTTTGTTTTCTGCGGGCTTGGATGGATTTTGACGTGCACTTCC GTGTTGCACGCTTGCATGAACCTCACGACAAACGAGATGTTCAATTACAAGAGGTACTCTTACCTCAGGGACAAACGTGGACGTTATTTGAATCCGTTCAGCAGAGGGCCCATCCTCAATCTCGTGGAATTCATCCTTTGTCCTCCTGACTATTTTGCCGATGATCCCCAGCACTATAACATTTTAAACGAGGATATAGGCACATGA
- the LOC105691435 gene encoding T-cell activation inhibitor, mitochondrial, with the protein MYCTLKKCLCRQEAVRALSTGEVSTALRPFYFSVHPDLFGQFPTQRTVNENSLKQLSSLIETLLQRRPIRPTTLPFYLRSTDEKEVKAGKFTLVQIQLADRDVKQTILYILKTCNLPTTFIDKIEEKQPPNSRFTASWQKYRNNNSGIDFSELEDDPLYTSFILKKKINSEPDTFKAYLEKHANEALVKLEACRPIREEVSKLEKELCSDLGLKKIVWDCGWNIAHYRGCLLAFLALSKHHPEPMRVLRDRTLVFANDTGINLEGNVMLNSGEVRHNWLDLVKNVKKHDAVLLRLPAFEKAVSQVLLGIKVGRRVQFMCRKFMPKVMVEQYEQQLRQLTTILSDYRSRKKYPADWPEDLSAYEIVVETEAGPLMLSPTGQFIVPSSCPSFLLISFISENLVAAAQRLNHYNRVKHIERELHKKVADELELAALDKDDSITPDLMIQCCEHLLQNKSELVPLLSGIRLWVTHYYSVMSDGVLCIPWDWKI; encoded by the exons ATGTATTGCACTCTgaaaaaatg TCTCTGTCGACAAGAGGCTGTGAGGGCTCTGAGCACAGGTGAAGTATCAACGGCATTAAGGCCCTTCTACTTCTCTGTTCACCCTGACCTTTTTGGCCAATTTCCTACACAAAGG acggtgaatgaaaattctttgaagcAGCTGAGTTCCTTAATTGAAACTCTCCTGCAACGAAGACCAATCAGACCCACTACACTACCTTTTTATCTTCGATCAACTGATGAGAAAGAAGTAAAGGCTGGCAAATTTACCTTGGTTCAAATTCAGCTTGCGGATCGTGATGTCAAACAGACAATCCTCTACATTTTGAAAACATGCAATCTTCCCACTACCTTCATTgataaaattgaggaaaaacaGCCACCCAACTCAAGGTTTACCGCATCGTGGCAAAAATACAGGAACAATAATAGTGGTATAGATTTCTCAGAACTAGAAGATGATCCACTATACACTTCCTTTATTCTGAAGAAGAAGATCAATTCAGAACCTGATACTTTTAA AGCGTACTTGGAAAAGCACGCAAATGAGGCTCTTGTAAAACTCGAAGCATGCCGACCAATTCGTGAAGAAGTTTCCAAGCTGGAAAAAGAATTATGTTCGGATTTgggcttgaaaaaaattgtctggGATTGCGGCTGGAACATCGCTCACTATCGAGGTTGTTTGTTAGCCTTCTTAGCACTTTCCAAACACCATCCTGAGCCTATGAGAGTTCTCAGAGACCGGACATTAGTTTTTGCCAATGATACGGGCATCAACTTGGAGGGAAATGTAATGTTGAATTCTGGAGAAGTGCGGCACAACTGGCTTGAT CTTGTTAAGAATGTGAAGAAACACGATGCAGTTCTACTACGACTACCAGCGTTTGAAAAAGCTGTTTCCCAAGTCCTGCTTGGCATCAAAGTTGGAAGACG GGTGCAATTTATGTGCAGGAAGTTCATGCCCAAAGTCATGGTGGAGCAGTACGAGCAACAGCTGCGTCAGCTGACAACCATATTAAGCGATTATCGTAGCCGTAAAAAGTACCCAGCCGACTGGCCCGAAGATCTTAGCGCTTATGAGATTGTCGTTGAAAC GGAAGCTGGCCCCCTGATGCTCTCACCAACTGGCCAATTCATTGTGCCATCTTCATGCCCTAGTTTTCTACTGATTAGTTTTATATCTGAGAACTTGGTAGCAGCTGCACAGAGACTTAATCATTATAACAG AGTCAAGCACATAGAACGTGAACTACATAAGAAAGTGGCAGACGAGCTGGAATTAGCAGCACTAGATAAAGACGACAGCATAACGCCAGACCTTATGATACAATGTTGCGAGCATCTTTTACAAAACAAATCTGAACTGGTACCGCTGCTTTCAGGTATTAGACTCTGGGTGACGCATTACTACTCAGTTATGAGTGATGGAGTCTTGTGTATACCTTGGGACTGGAAAATTTAG
- the LOC105691420 gene encoding protein phosphatase 1 regulatory subunit 42-like — MVKLTTAYVEKKCSQTQASKSLTKELKKDHLRKITHLYMNDKFINTIGNFAACRNLRVVYLQNNCITKIENLHFATNITHLYLQHNNISKIENLNCLQNLTSLFLGYNNISVVEGLENAENLTELHVERQNISAGESLCFDPRSCHTIAMSLKILNITGNQMTTINELSNFQMLESLEANNNYIENIKDLTETIKSLPKLEQLSLQDNPVTKCYRYRENIIANTDLLACLDGKNISPISRRFMKKFQIERHLQATTTRSKMTLSDDITNSLNLPPAFKRSVTRAIFQHPGPKLSISVASASGELQPQMFPSWASVPTIRGFKDCHLTPRPLWKSSSRNKPRLTFSASNANIIELPPL; from the exons ATGGTCAAGTTAACTACCGCTTACGTGGAGAAGAAATGCTCGCAGACCCAGGCATCGAAGTCTCTTACCAAAGAGTTAAAAAAAGATCATCTGAGAAAAATCACTCACCTCTACATGAACGACAAATTTATCAATACCATT GGTAACTTTGCCGCATGCCGAAATCTACGTGTAGTTTATCTCCAGAATAACTGCATAACTAAGATAGAAAATTTGCATTTTGCGACGAACATAACGCATTTATATCTTCAACATAATAACATATCGAAGATCGAGAATCTCAACTGCTTACAAAATCTTACGTCTTTATTTTtgggatataataatatcagcGTCGTAGAGGGATTGGAAAATGCAGAAAACTTGACAGAACTACATGTCGAAAGACAGAACATATCGGCTGGAGAGTCCTTATGTTTTGATCCTAGAAGCTGCCATACCATAGCA ATGTCCCTCAAGATCTTGAATATAACAGGGAACCAAATGACAACCATAAATGAATTAAGCAACTTCCAAATGCTCGAGTCATTGGAAGCGAACAATAATTACATCGAAAACATCAAGGACCTAACGGAAACCATTAAAAGCCTTCCAAAATTGGAACAATTGAGTCTACAGGATAATCCCGTGACCAAATGCTATCGATACAGAGAAAACATCATCGCTAACACGGATCTCTTGG CGTGCTTAGACGGGAAAAATATTAGTCCAATATCTCGTCGGTTtatgaagaaatttcaaatcgaacgacATCTCCAAGCAACAACAACACGATCAAAAATGACTTTGAGCGATGACATCacaa ATTCGTTGAACTTACCTCCAGCGTTCAAAAGGTCGGTGACCCGAGCGATATTTCAGCATCCGGGACCAAAATTATCAATATCAGTAGCGTCTGCATCCGGCGAGTTGCAACCACAAATGTTCCCATCTTGGGCGTCAG TTCCGACGATCCGAGGCTTCAAAGATTGTCATCTCACTCCCAGACCACTTTGGAAAAGTTCATCAAGGAATAAACCAAGGCTCACATTTTCCGCTTCAAACGCAAACATCATAGAATTACCACCACTTTAA
- the LOC105691484 gene encoding equilibrative nucleoside transporter 3, with protein MAYSINRRPLLAGVSDSEFEDDLTEVDDPSIVIRDEKPLFKPHEPSDKYNMAIIIFYFLGMNTLIPWGFFVTADDYWMFKFRDIHVNNTGRHNYTHTENLERRNDLQASFTSYLSVASAIPNTLFLVVNTFISKKLSLRTRMVGSQTIVLALFILTTALVRVNTDEWQDLFFIITLSTVAAINASCAIFGGSFMGIAGRIGSGYITAMMGGQALGGIFTALAEIGSLWIGASPVLSGLVYFIIGDVMLFLSLVAYVILERGVFFKYHMLDRPGSESLIESDRLNHAGYNSQNTEYSGHRPDVISYSRIFMKTWHYGLSNALTFLITISIYPAITVLVDSQDKGKGYAWNDVYFVPVVGYLLFSVGDLCGRISAGILEWPKNRPWLVIFLSSVRILFIPAILFCNAQPRHHLPVYITEDIYYITILMGFAFTNGYLCNVVLILAPLVVNHEEIEVASSMMGAFLGFGLTIGSVVSLFMVKIL; from the exons ATGGCCTATTCAATCAACAGGCGTCCACTGCTGGCTGGCGTCAGCGACAGTGAATTTGAAGACGATTTGACGGAAGTCGATGATCCCAGTATTGTTATACGGGATGAAAAACCTCTTTTCAAACCACACGAACCCTCTGACAA ATATAACATGGCAAttatcattttctattttctggGGATGAATACGCTAATTCCCTGGGGGTTTTTCGTTACTGCAGATGAC TATTGGATGTTCAAGTTCCGAGATATTCATGTTAACAATACTGGAAGACATAATTATACTCatacggaaaatttggaaagacGAAATGACCTTCAAGCAAGCTTTACTTCCTACCTCAGCGTTGCGAGTGCAATACCAAATACGCTCTTCCTGGTGGTAAACACTTTCATCagcaaaaa GCTGTCTCTAAGAACACGTATGGTCGGCTCCCAAACTATAGTTCTTGCTTTGTTCATCTTAACAACAGCTCTTGTCAGAGTTAACACAGATGAAT GGCAGGATCtgttttttatcattacaCTATCGACGGTCGCCGCCATAAACG CGTCCTGTGCTATCTTTGGAGGTAGTTTCATGGGAATTGCTGGACGAATCGGGTCTGGATATATTACAGCTATGATGGGAGGACAAGCTTTAGGTGGCATTTTCACAGCGCTTGCTGAAATCGGTTCTCTGTGGATAGGTGCGAGTCCCGTATTATCAGGGCTTGTGTACTTCATCATTGGGGATGTAATGCTTTTCCTTTCATTGGTGGCTTACGTTATTCTTGAGAGAGGG GTATTTTTCAAGTATCACATGTTGGATCGTCCGGGTTCAGAGTCTCTCATTGAATCTGATAGACTGAATCATGCTGGATATAATTCCCAAAATACAGAATACTCGGGGCACAGACCCGATGTGATATCatattcaagaatttttatgaaaacttGGCACTATGGATTGAGTAATGCGCTCACCTTTTTAATTACCATCTCCATTTACCCAGCTATCACTGTGCTCGTCGACAGTCAAGATAAAGGAAAAGGCTACGCATGGAATG acgTCTACTTTGTCCCAGTTGTTGGTTACCTTTTGTTCAGTGTCGGCGATCTCTGTGGAAGAATATCAGCTGGAATTCTGGAATGG CCTAAAAACAGACCATGGTTAGTGATTTTCCTGAGTTCTGTGCGAATTTTGTTCATACCAGCAATCCTGTTTTGCAATGCACAACCTCGACATCACCTTCCGGTGTACATTACCGAGGATATTTACTACATCACAATACTGATGGGCTTTGCCTTCACCAATGGGTATCTTTGTAACGTCGTTTTGATTCTGGCCCCACT AGTCGTCAATCACGAGGAGATAGAAGTGGCATCATCAATGATGGGTGCGTTCCTGGGTTTTGGATTGACGATAGGCTCAGTCGTCAGCCTCTTTATGGTGAAAATTCTATGA